The following proteins are encoded in a genomic region of Trichomycterus rosablanca isolate fTriRos1 unplaced genomic scaffold, fTriRos1.hap1 scaffold_129, whole genome shotgun sequence:
- the LOC134305213 gene encoding histone H2B-like, producing the protein MPEPAKAAPKKGSKKTVPKTAGKGGKKRRKARKESYAIYVYKVMKQVHPDTGISSKAMGIMNSFVNDIFERIAGESSRLAHYNKRSTITSREIQTAVRLLLPGELAKHAVSEGTKAVTKYTSSKAT; encoded by the coding sequence atgccTGAACCAGCGAAGGCCGCGCCCAAGAAGGGCTCCAAGAAAACCGTCCCCAAGACCGCCGGCAAAGGAGGCAAGAAGCGCAGAAAGGCCAGGAAGGAGAGCTACGCTATCTACGTGTACAAGGTCATGAAACAGGTCCACCCTGATACCGGGATCTCCTCCAAGGCTATGGGCATCATGAACTCCTTCGTCAACGACATTTTCGAGCGTATCGCTGGTGAGTCCTCTCGTCTGGCTCACTACAACAAGCGCTCCACCATTACCTCCAGGGAGATCCAGACCGCCGTGCGCCTGCTGCTTCCCGGTGAGCTGGCCAAGCACGCCGTGTCCGAGGGTACCAAGGCCGTCACCAAGTACACCAGCTCCAA